One window from the genome of Magnolia sinica isolate HGM2019 chromosome 4, MsV1, whole genome shotgun sequence encodes:
- the LOC131242218 gene encoding polyphenol oxidase, chloroplastic-like, whose amino-acid sequence MSSSLSFLATTASPFHHHHSRHSRKASRAPTYFSPSASGAGTNATNASAYDNGGGEESILKLDRRNVLLGTFGGLYGAAALGRENTAVASPVVPPDLSKCKTANAGSETKPIWVECCPPYTDNSKIVDYKFPTSSTPLRTRKPAHLLDDDDLAKYKEAYKLMRALDPNDPWSLEQQAKVHCQYCNEAYDQLGYDVPVQVHFNWIFLPWHRYYIHFHERILGKLIGDEKFALPFWNWDSPDGMTIPTSFKDTTSSLYDEKRNPANLPKVLDYQYSLTNYENPYTDDELKTKNLYQMNKTFRESLPLPELFLGDPVRAGEEASIGKTMGRIESIHNAAHQFVGLPDSPYRDMGNFYSAGYDPLFYCHHSNVDRMWHIYRQKRGNKVDFNDKDWLNSSFIFYDENKQLVKVKVEDCLNPQKLRYTYEDVELPWADSSIKKKQKAKAKPRSRVSLVQVSEFGPDPRPLDSTIRALVQRPKKSRTKSEKEDEVEVLFIDGIEIAHNGPVNFEVYVAVPYGGDFVGPDLGESAGSFVKLPHSHIRKKGDAEKKKYSMKLGISSLLEDIDAEGAEKLVVSLVPKDGEVNIGGIHIDLIKTDWTA is encoded by the exons ATGTCGTCGTCCCTCTCATTTCTTGCAACCACAGCCTCTCCCTTCCATCACCACCATTCCCGCCACTCTCGAAAAGCTTCTCGGGCACCCACTTACTTTTCTCCCTCAGCCTCTGGCGCTGGTACTAATGCTACTAATGCTAGTGCATATGATAATGGTGGCGGCGAAGAATCCATTCTGAAGTTGGACAGAAGAAACGTTCTCCTTGGAACGTTCGGAGGTCTGTATGGTGCTGCCGCCCTCGGCCGCGAGAATACAGCCGTCGCTTCTCCGGTTGTACCACCGGACCTATCCAAGTGCAAAACCGCCAATGCTGGATCAGAAACCAAACCTATATGGGTGGAGTGTTGCCCGCCTTACACCGACAACAGCAAGATCGTCGATTACAAGTTCCCGACATCTTCCACGCCACTGCGCACTCGGAAACCCGCACACCTGTTGGATGATGATGACCTGGCCAAGTACAAGGAAGCCTATAAACTCATGAGAGCGCTCGATCCAAACgacccatggagcttggagcagcAGGCCAAGGTGCACTGCCAGTACTGCAATGAAGCGTACGACCAGCTGGGGTACGACGTCCCGGTGCAAGTCCACTTCAACTGGATATTCCTGCCGTGGCACCGCTACTACATTCACTTCCATGAGAGGATCCTCGGGAAGCTGATCGGTGACGAGAAATTCGCCCTCCCATTCTGGAACTGGGACTCGCCGGACGGAATGACGATCCCGACCTCTTTTAAAGATACGACGTCCTCGCTCTACGATGAAAAGCGCAACCCGGCTAACCTACCGAAGGTGCTGGACTACCAATACAGCCTCACAAACTATGAGAATCCGTACACCGACGATGAACTGAAGACGAAGAACCTGTATCAAATGAACAAGACATTTCGGGAGTCTCTGCCGCTGCCGGAGCTGTTCTTAGGAGATCCGGTCAGGGCAGGCGAGGAGGCCTCCATAGGAAAGACGATGGGGCGGATTGAGTCGATACATAACGCGGCGCACCAGTTTGTGGGATTGCCCGATTCACCGTACCGGGACATGGGCAACTTCTACTCGGCGGGTTACGACCCGCTTTTCTACTGCCACCATTCGAACGTGGACAGGATGTGGCACATCTACAGGCAGAAGCGAGGAAATAAAGTCGACTTCAACGATAAAGACTGGCTCAACTCATCCTTCATCTTCTACGACGAGAACAAACAGTTGGTCAAAGTCAAG GTAGAAGACTGTCTCAATCCGCAGAAACTCCGGTACACCTATGAAGACGTGGAACTTCCATGGGCTGACAGCAGCATCAAGAAAAAGCAGAAGGCCAAGGCCAAACCCAGATCCAGAGTCTCGTTGGTCCAGGTATCCGAGTTCGGACCCGACCCAAGACCTCTGGATTCGACCATCCGGGCCCTTGTGCAGAGGCCCAAGAAGTCCCGAACCAAAAGCGAGAAAGAGGATGAGGTGGAGGTCCTCTTCATCGACGGCATAGAGATCGCCCACAATGGCCCCGTCAACTTTGAGGTGTACGTGGCAGTGCCTTACGGAGGGGATTTTGTGGGACCCGACCTAGGAGAGTCCGCGGGGAGCTTTGTGAAACTGCCACACTCCCACATTCGTAAAAAGGGTGATGCGGAGAAAAAGAAATATAGCATGAAGTTGGGGATATCTAGCCTGTTGGAAGATATTGATGCTGAAGGAGCGGAGAAGTTGGTCGTGAGCTTGGTCCCAAAAGACGGGGAAGTCaacattggtgggatccacatcgaTCTTATCAAGACCGATTGGACGGCTTAA
- the LOC131242219 gene encoding CLP protease regulatory subunit CLPX1, mitochondrial-like translates to MIRDERGNRLSLAASKRVSWNRSLSTRYLHYMSHVLSVAVYNHYKRIYHASLNRSGAESGNPEAEIDDNDSVELEKSNVLLMGPTSSGSWRQS, encoded by the exons AT gatTCGAGATGAGAGAGGGAATCGTTTGAGTCTAGCAGCAAGCAAGAGAGTTAGCTGGAATCGCTCCCTTTCTACCAG ATATTTGCACTACATGTCTCACGTGCTCTCTGTGGCTGTGTATAACCACTATAAAAGGATCTACCATGCATCCTTGAACAG GTCTGGGGCAGAATCGGGGAATCCTGAGGCAGAAATTGATGACAATGATTCTGTGGAGCTAGAGAAAAGCAATGTACTCTTGATGGGTCCAACCAGCTCTG GAAGCTGGCGTCAAAGTTGA